A genomic window from Silene latifolia isolate original U9 population chromosome Y, ASM4854445v1, whole genome shotgun sequence includes:
- the LOC141633525 gene encoding patellin-6-like — MEAQIPTSSPSKTPAKRSLINSLMEATTPTKNYGVDSPSFKEDTYVLSNLKQSEKRSLVELRNKLSSSHSSQNPTMWNIPLLPETDKSDVILLKFLRARDFKVCDAYEMLEKSLSWRKEFMADGILEEELGFKELEGLVAYMHGFDKEGHPVCYNAYGVFKDKDMYERFFGDDDKIKKFLRWRVQVLERGIKLLHFKPGAVNSIIQVTDLKDMPKRELRVASNQILSLFQDNYPEMVARKIFINVPWYFSLLYSMFSPFLTQRTKSKFVIAKETNVAETLYKYIRPEDVPVHYGGLSRPGDLLNGPAKPASEFTVKGGEKVNIQIEGIEAAATITWDLVVGGWDLEYSAEFIPNAKDSYTIAVEKPKKLSSSDEAVHNSFLAREAGKLVLSVDNTASRRRKVAAYRYVVRKSTLI; from the exons ATGGAAGCACAAATACCCACTTCTTCTCCTTCAAAAACCCCTGCAAAAAGAAGCTTAATCAACTCTTTAATGGAAGCAACAACACCAACCAAAAACTATGGAGTTGATTCACCTTCCTTCAAAGAAGACACTTATgttctctcaaacctcaaacaatCTGAAAAAAGATCACTTGTTGAACTTAGAAACAAGCTTTCTTCATCCCATTCTTCACAAAACCCCACAATGTGGAACATCCCACTTCTCCCCGAAACCGATAAATCTGATGTTATTCTCCTTAAATTCCTAAGAGCTAGAGATTTCAAAGTGTGTGATGCATATGAAATGTTAGAAAAGTCATTAAGTTGGAGGAAAGAGTTCATGGCAGACGGGATTTTGGAAGAGGAATTAGGGTTTAAGGAATTAGAAGGTTTAGTTGCTTATATGCATGGATTTGATAAAGAAGGTCATCCTGTTTGTTATAATGCTTATGGTGTGTTTAAAGATAAGGATATGTATGAGAGGttttttggtgatgatgataagaTTAAGAAATTTTTAAGGTGGAGAGTTCAAGTTCTTGAAAGAGGGATTAAGTTACTTCATTTTAAACCTGGTGCTGTTAATTCTATTATTCAAGTTACTGATCTTAAAGATATGCCTAAGAGAGAACTTAGGGTTGCTTCTAATCAGATTTTATCACTTTTTCAGGATAATTACCCTGAAATGGTTGCTAGAAAG ATTTTTATAAATGTCCCATGGTATTTTAGCTTGCTCTACTCAATGTTCAGCCCATTTCTGACTCAAAGAACTAAGAGCAAGTTTGTCATTGCCAAGGAGACCAATGTTGCTGAGACTCTCTACAA ATACATTAGGCCGGAAGATGTTCCTGTTCACTATGGGGGTCTGAGCCGTCCCGGCGATCTTCTGAACGGTCCAGCTAAACCAGCGTCTGAATTTACTGTTAAGGGTGGTGAGAAAGTCAACATTCAGATTGAAGGCATTGAG GCAGCTGCAACAATAACGTGGGACTTAGTGGTGGGAGGTTGGGACTTGGAATACAGTGCAGAGTTCATCCCAAATGCCAAAGATAGCTATACCATTGCTGTGGAAAAACCGAAGAAACTAAGCTCCTCGGATGAAGCTGTGCACAACTCGTTTCTTGCTAGGGAGGCGGGGAAACTGGTGTTATCTGTGGACAACACTGCATCCCGAAGGAGGAAGGTTGCTGCCTATCGCTATGTTGTACGCAAGTCCACATTAATCTGA